In Xyrauchen texanus isolate HMW12.3.18 chromosome 32, RBS_HiC_50CHRs, whole genome shotgun sequence, the following proteins share a genomic window:
- the cstf1 gene encoding cleavage stimulation factor subunit 1, whose translation MFRPKPTLKDRQHLYRLIISQLLYDGYNTIANSLINEVKPQSVVSPSEQLMQLAKIGMENDDSAVQYAIGRSDTVAPGVGIDLEYDADVQTMSPETSEYETCYVTSHKGPCRVATYSRDGQLIATGSADASIKILDTERMLAKSAMPLEVMMNETAQQNMENHPVIRTLYDHVDEVTCLSFHPTEQILASGSRDYTLKLFDYSKPSAKRAFKHIQEAEMLRSISFHPSGDFLLVGTQHPTLRLYDVNTFQCFVSCNPLDQHTDTICGVCYNPSANTYATCSKDGSIKLWDGVSNRCVTTFEKAHDGAEVCSVVFSKNSKYILSSGKDSVAKLWEISTGRNLVKYTGAGLSGRQTHRTRGVFNHTEDYVLLPDERTISLCCWDSRTAERKNLLSLGHNNIVRCIVHSPTNPGFMTCSDDFRARFWYRRTTTD comes from the exons ATGTTCCGACCAAAGCCCACGTTGAAGGACAGACAGCACCTGTACAGGTTGATCATCAGCCAGCTACTGTATGACGGCTACAACACCATCGCCAACAGTCTGATCAATGAGGTCAAGCCCCAGAGTGTGGTATCTCCATCCGAGCAGCTCATGCAGTTGGCTAAGATAG gaatGGAGAATGATGACAGCGCTGTCCAATATGCAATTGGTCGCTCAGACACTGTGGCACCTGGTGTGGGCATCGACCTAGAGTATGATGCAGACGTGCAGACCATGTCCCCAGAAACATCAGAGTACGAGACCTGCTATGTGACGTCCCATAAGGGACCGTGTCGTGTCGCAACCTACAGCCGTGATGGGCAGCTCATTGCAACGGGCTCTGCCGATGCCTCGATTAAGATCCTTGACACTGAACGCATGTTGGCCAAAAGTGCCATGCCGCTAGAG GTGATGATGAATGAAACGGCCCAGCAGAACATGGAGAACCACCCTGTGATTAGAACATTGTATGATCACGTGGATGAAGTCACCTGTCTGTCTTTTCACCCAACCGAGCAGATCTTGGCCTCCGGCTCCCGCGATTACACCCTCAAACTCTTTGATTATTCAAAGCCTTCAGCCAAAAGAGCCTTCAAACACATACAG gaAGCTGAAATGTTGCGCTCTATCTCCTTCCACCCCTCTGGGGATTTCTTACTGGTGGGCACGCAGCACCCCACTCTGCGCCTATACGACGTTAACACTTTCCAGTGTTTCGTGTCCTGCAACCCTCTGGATCAACACACAGATACCATCTGCGGAGTCTGTTACAATCCCAGTGCCAACACCTACGCCACCTGCAGCAAAGACGGCAGCATCAAACTGTGGGATGGAGTGTCTAACCGGTGTGTGACTACTTTTGAGAAAGCTCATGACGGCGCTGAGGTCTGTTCGGTCGTCTTCTCCAAGAACTCGAAGTATATTCTGTCAAGCGGAAAGGATTCTGTCGCCAAGCTGTGGGAAATTTCCACAGGAAGGAATTTGGTTAAGTACACAG GTGCAGGGCTCAGTGGGCGACAAACGCACCGCACACGAGGTGTCTTTAACCACACAGAGGACTACGTGCTTTTGCCAGATGAGCGAACCATCAGCCTGTGCTGCTGGGATTCAAGAACTGCAGAGAGGAAGAACTTGCTCTCTTTGGGTCACAATAACATAGTGCGCTGTATCGTTCACTCGCCCACCAACCCAGGCTTCATGACCTGCAGCGATGACTTCAGAGCACGCTTCTGGTATCGTCGCACCACCACCGACTGA